Proteins encoded together in one Hevea brasiliensis isolate MT/VB/25A 57/8 chromosome 16, ASM3005281v1, whole genome shotgun sequence window:
- the LOC110634161 gene encoding LOW QUALITY PROTEIN: serine/threonine-protein kinase PEPKR2 (The sequence of the model RefSeq protein was modified relative to this genomic sequence to represent the inferred CDS: substituted 1 base at 1 genomic stop codon), with protein MRKKRKGSETEACEDVQNELTPRHDKKSSNIRSHYSLEDYKRLKKRCKGDAGDEPVSSCKSRFADIATAPPCGASSSFKRKIGCIDNATQTGRKNKIGDDYVSGATIGRGKFGSVWLCRSKATGEEFACKTLRKGEQTVHREVEIMQHLSGHPGVVTLHAVYEETECFHLVMELCSGGLLIDQMVKEVRYXEQWAANIFKDVMSVFKYCHDMGVVHRDIKPENVLLMSSGKIKLADFGLAMRISNCQTLSGLAGSPAYVALEVLSGNYSEKVDIWSAGVLLHTLLVGMLPFQGDSLEAVFEAIKKVKLDFHSGIWESISKPACDLLSRMLTRDVSARITADEVLRHPWILFYTERILNTLSIKSKIKNQVGPTSCQPVTVPVPEMHGNKVESVSLGEDSNHHSLSDSWSSKSEEQDDFGLVDALAVAVSHVKISEPKRSRLCGPTGPIEQQHSSNLTANNLCRAFCF; from the exons ATGAGGAAGAAGAGGAAAGGAAGTGAAACGGAAGCGTGTGAAGATGTACAAAATGAATTAACACCTAGGCATGATAAGAAATCATCAAATATCAGGTCTCATTATTCTCTTGAAGATTACAAAAGGTTAAAGAAGAGGTGTAAAGGAGATGCTGGTGATGAACCTGTTAGCTCTTGCAAAAGTAGGTTTGCAGACATTGCCACTGCCCCACCTTGTGGTGCCTCATCATCATTCAAGAGGAAGATAGGGTGTATAGATAATGCTACCCAGACAGGTAGAAAGAATAAGATTGGGGATGACTATGTTTCAGGTGCCACCATTGGGCGTGGTAAATTTGGTTCTGTTTGGTTGTGTAGGTCTAAGGCAACTGGAGAAGAATTTGCTTGTAAGACTTTGCGGAAGGGGGAGCAGACAGTTCATAGGGAGGTGGAGATAATGCAGCACTTGTCTGGCCATCCTGGTGTTGTGACATTGCATGCCGTCTATGAGGAGACGGAATGTTTTCATCTTGTGATGGAGTTATGCTCTGGGGGCCTTTTGATTGACCAGATGGTCAAGGAGGTTCGATACTAAGAACAATGGGCTGCTAATATATTTAAAGATGTGATGTCAGTTTTTAAGTATTGTCATGATATGGGAGTTGTGCACAGAGATATAAAACCAGAGAATGTACTTCTCATGAGCTCAGGGAAAATAAAGCTTGCAGATTTTGGCTTGGCCATGAGAATTTCAAATT GTCAGACATTGTCTGGTTTGGCCGGAAGTCCTGCTTATGTTGCCCTAGAAGTTCTATCAGGAAATTACTCTGAGAAGGTTGATATATGGAGTGCCGGTGTCCTCCTACATACTCTCTTAGTTGGCATGCTTCCATTTCAAGGGGACTCCTTGGAAGCTGTTTTTGAGGCAATCAAGAAagtaaagcttgatttccacaGTGGGATATGGGAGTCCATATCTAAGCCTGCATGCGATCTACTTTCAAGAATGCTAACAAGGGATGTTTCAGCAAGGATAACTGCAGATGAAGTGCTAA GACACCCATGGATTTTGTTCTACACAGAGCGCATATTAAACACACTGTCCATTAAGTCAAAAATAAAGAATCAAGTTGGACCGACTTCCTGTCAACCTGTCACTGTGCCCGTACCAGAGATGCATGGGAACAAAGTAGAGAGTGTCTCTCTTGGTGAGGATTCAAATCATCATTCATTATCCGATAGTTGGAGCAGCAAGTCAGAAGAACAGGATGACTTTGGTTTGGTGGATGCACTTGCAGTGGCAGTTTCCCATGTCAAGATTTCAGAGCCAAAGAGAAGCAGGCTGTGCGGGCCCACAGGTCCAATAGAGCAGCAGCATTCATCTAACCTGACAGCTAACAATCTCTGTAGAGCATTTTGTTTCTGA
- the LOC110634211 gene encoding glutathione transferase GST 23 has product MHHLDCKKDPTGLITKLRMAEDKVTLLGFWGSPFALRVKWALKLKGIEYEYIEEDLSNKSPLLLVYNHVHKKVPVLVHNSNPVVDSLVIIEYIDEVWKGNPLLPLDPYQRAKARFRAKFAEDKCMGAIIRTFFTEGKEKEKVVKEGRENLKTLESALEGKKFFGGETIGYLEIASGWIRLWTQIVEEIAGVNVIDAETMPVLNTWFDNFLEVPAVVSLPGIN; this is encoded by the exons ATGCACCATCTAGATTGCAAAAAAGATCCTACTGGACTAATCACTAAATTAAGAATGGCTGAAGACAAAGTAACTTTACTTGGATTCTGGGGAAGTCCTTTTGCGCTTAGAGTTAAATGGGCTTTGAAACTGAAAGGGATAGAGTATGAATATATTGAAGAGGATCTCTCAAACAAGAGTCCCCTGCTGTTGGTGTACAACCATGTCCACAAGAAGGTTCCAGTGCTTGTGCACAATAGCAATCCTGTGGTGGATTCGCTGGTAATTATCGAATACATAGATGAGGTGTGGAAGGGAAATCCACTCCTCCCACTTGATCCCTACCAAAGGGCTAAGGCACGCTTCCGGGCAAAATTTGCAGAAGACAAG TGCATGGGTGCGATCATACGTACATTTTTCACAGAAGGGAAGGAGAAAGAGAAAGTAGTGAAAGAGGGCCGAGAGAATCTAAAGACTCTGGAAAGCGCTTTGGAGGGGAAGAAATTCTTTGGAGGTGAAACAATAGGCTATCTAGAGATTGCTTCAGGATGGATTCGACTATGGACTCAAATAGTTGAGGAAATTGCAGGTGTAAACGTGATCGATGCAGAGACTATGCCTGTGCTAAACACTTGGTTTGATAATTTCCTTGAAGTTCCTGCTGTCGTATCCCTCCCCGGGATAAATTGA
- the LOC131168703 gene encoding uncharacterized protein LOC131168703: MELERSTKAFTKKKSSHHLTKIITSILLLLLILILIQSQASPFNTPSTSASWAFFNKWKGLAFNTTDGLAFAENSNSLISKLQDSVTFFPLKDLRFAKNAMEGNTWFMSSLNDTRGANEAEYLYFPSEMSKGRLLCIKGNDMKEGTRNSYALAWPEALPDTAKLMEGLTFVSDTYYDYVNLWHGLCAMAPFVSWSINNNCPRPTRWVLFHWGELRSKMGSWLQHLMEANFGAVKIEGLEEGDRIYCFEKAVVMRHNEGSMGKEKKLQVSDLLRCKARRFCGIYPSGKGKEVNERGEPIIKLTLLMRRGSRSFKNATAVIDIFARECAKVEGCTLRVAESEDLNFCDQVRVMTHTDIVASPHGAQLTNMLFMDRNSSVMEFFPKGWLELAGIGQYAHHWMADQSGMNHQGSWWEPLGKKECPSPQQDLECFNFYKDGKVGHNETHFAEWARIVLNQVKARKMEDAIKSYIDKPLPHSTACAC; this comes from the exons ATGGAGTTGGAGAGAAGCACCAAAGCGTTCACCAAGAAGAAGAGTTCACATCACTTGACCAAGATCATTACATCCATCCTTCTACTGCTGTTAATTCTCATACTTATTCAATCTCAAGCTTCCCCTTTCAACACTCCTTCCACATCTGCTTCATGGGCTTTCTTCAACAAATGGAAAGGATTAGCATTTAATACCACTGACGGTCTTGCTTTCGCCGAGAACTCCAATAGCTTGATCTCAAAGCTCCAAGACTCAGTCACCTTCTTCCCCCTTAAAGATCTAAGGTTCGCCAAAAATGCCATGGAAGGGAACACTTGGTTTATGAGCTCCTTAAATGACACCCGTGGGGCAAATGAAGCTGAGTACCTATATTTCCCTTCAGAAATGTCCAAGGGAAGGCTTTTATGCATCAAGGGAAATGACATGAAGGAGGGCACCAGGAATTCATATGCCTTGGCATGGCCAGAAGCTCTTCCAGACACCGCCAAGCTCATGGAAGGCTTGACCTTTGTGTCAGacacatactatgattatgtgaATTTGTGGCATGGATTGTGTGCTATGGCCCCATTTGTTAGTTGGTCTATAAATAATAATTGCCCGAGGCCAACAAGGTGGGTACTATTCCACTGGGGAGAGCTGAGGTCTAAGATGGGATCATGGCTACAACACCTGATGGAAGCTAACTTTGGAGCAGTTAAAATAGAGGGACTTGAAGAAGGAGATCGAATTTACTGCTTCGAGAAAGCGGTTGTGATGAGGCATAATGAGGGAAGTATGGGGAAGGAAAAGAAGCTTCAGGTTTCTGATCTGCTGAGATGTAAAGCAAGGAGATTTTGTGGGATATACCCATCAGGTAAAGGAAAAGAGGTCAATGAAAGAGGGGAACCAATAATAAAGCTAACATTGCTCATGAGGAGGGGTTCAAGATCATTCAAGAATGCTACAGCAGTGATTGATATATTTGCAAGGGAGTGCGCAAAAGTGGAGGGCTGCACATTGAGGGTGGCTGAGTCCGAGGATCTAAATTTCTGTGACCAG GTAAGAGTAATGACCCACACCGACATTGTTGCATCCCCACACGGTGCTCAACTGACAAACATGCTATTCATGGACAGAAACAGTAGCGTTATGGAGTTCTTCCCTAAAGGATGGTTAGAGCTTGCGGGCATAGGTCAGTATGCACATCACTGGATGGCAGACCAATCTGGGATGAACCACCAAGGTTCATGGTGGGAACCATTGGGCAAAAAGGAATGCCCCTCTCCTCAACAGGATCTTGAGTGCTTCAACTTCTACAAAGATGGGAAGGTGGGTCACAATGAAACCCATTTTGCAGAGTGGGCAAGAATTGTTCTCAACCAAGTAAAAGCCAGGAAAATGGAAGATGCCATTAAGAGTTACATTGACAAGCCACTGCCACACTCAACAGCCTGCGCATGCTAG
- the LOC110634163 gene encoding bet1-like protein At4g14600 yields MAANSSRGGSLYGGAAPYRSREGLSTRPVAGSDEIQLRIDPMQADFDDEISGLRSQVRQLRNVAQEIGTEAKFQKDFLDKLQMTVIKAQAGVKNNIRKLNRSIIKNGGSHVVHVVLFALFCFFVVYMWSKLSRR; encoded by the exons ATGGCCGCCAATTCGAGCCGAGGTGGTTCCTTATACGGTGGTGCTGCTCCTTACAGATCAAG GGAAGGACTCAGCACGAGACCGGTGGCGGGCTCCGATGAAATACAATTGCGGATTGATCCGATGCAAGCTGACTTCGATGATGAGATCTCCGGTCTCCGTAGCCAAGTTAGGCAATTGAGAAAT GTGGCACAAGAGATAGGGACAGAAGCAAAGTTCCAGAAGGATTTCTTGGATAAGCTG CAAATGACAGTGATAAAAGCTCAAGCAGGCGTGAAGAACAACATAAGGAAATTGAACAGGAGCATCATTAAGAATGGTGGAAGCCATGTTGTCCATGTGGTTCTTTTTGCACTGTTTTGTTTCTTTGTTGTCTACATGTGGTCCAAATTATCCAGAAGATGA